One Pseudomonas fluorescens genomic region harbors:
- the nhaB gene encoding sodium/proton antiporter NhaB has product MSGSMAQAFAQNFLGHSPRWYKATIVGFLILNALVLFTVGPVAAGWLLVIEFIFTLAMALKCYPLMPGGLLLVEALLLKMTTPQALYDELAHNFPVILLLMFMVAGIYFMKDLLLYLFSRLLLGVRSKAMLALMFCFLSAFLSAFLDALTVTAVIISAAVGFYSVYHRVASGNDPRQDSEFGDDQQLPKLHYEDLEQFRAFLRSLLMHGAVGTALGGVCTLVGEPQNLLIGHEMGWHFGEFFQKVAPVSMPVLAAGLVTCVLLEKLRWFGYGTLLPDNVRAVLANYAAEDNAERTPRQRAALLVQAGAALVLIGCLAFHLAEVGLIGLMVIVLITAFTGITDEHRLGSAFKDAMPFTALLVVFFAVVAVIHDQQLFAPLIHWVLTLPVEQQPGMLFIANGVLSAISDNVFVATIYITEVKQAFLAGHMSREHFETLAIAINTGTNLPSVATPNGQAAFLFLLTSAIAPLVRLSYGRMVWMAVPYTVVMGLLGWYAVSYWL; this is encoded by the coding sequence ATGTCCGGTTCAATGGCCCAGGCGTTCGCGCAAAACTTTCTCGGACACTCCCCACGCTGGTACAAGGCGACCATCGTCGGGTTTCTGATCCTTAATGCCCTGGTGCTATTTACCGTCGGCCCGGTGGCTGCCGGCTGGTTGCTGGTCATCGAATTCATCTTCACCCTCGCCATGGCGCTTAAGTGCTATCCGCTGATGCCCGGCGGATTGCTGCTGGTGGAAGCGCTGCTGTTGAAGATGACCACACCGCAGGCGCTTTACGATGAGTTGGCGCACAACTTTCCGGTGATTCTGCTGCTGATGTTCATGGTGGCCGGCATCTACTTCATGAAGGATCTGTTGCTGTACCTGTTTTCGCGGTTGCTGCTGGGCGTACGCTCGAAAGCGATGCTGGCCTTGATGTTCTGCTTTCTGTCGGCGTTTCTCTCGGCGTTTCTCGATGCGCTGACGGTGACGGCGGTGATCATCAGTGCGGCGGTGGGTTTCTATTCGGTGTATCACCGCGTCGCGTCCGGCAACGATCCGCGCCAGGACAGTGAGTTCGGTGACGACCAACAACTGCCAAAACTGCATTACGAAGACCTTGAGCAGTTCCGCGCATTTTTGCGCAGCCTGTTGATGCACGGCGCGGTCGGAACTGCGCTGGGCGGCGTTTGCACGCTGGTCGGCGAGCCGCAGAATTTGCTGATCGGCCATGAAATGGGCTGGCATTTTGGCGAGTTCTTTCAGAAAGTCGCCCCGGTTTCAATGCCGGTCCTCGCGGCGGGACTGGTAACTTGCGTCCTGCTGGAGAAACTGCGCTGGTTCGGCTACGGCACGCTGCTGCCCGACAACGTTCGCGCCGTGCTGGCCAATTACGCTGCCGAAGACAACGCTGAACGTACCCCGCGTCAGCGCGCCGCGCTGTTGGTGCAAGCGGGCGCCGCTCTGGTCCTGATCGGCTGCCTGGCGTTCCATTTGGCCGAAGTCGGCCTGATCGGATTGATGGTGATCGTATTGATTACGGCGTTTACCGGCATCACTGACGAGCATCGCCTGGGCAGCGCATTCAAAGACGCCATGCCGTTCACCGCCCTGCTGGTGGTGTTTTTTGCGGTGGTCGCGGTGATTCACGATCAACAGTTGTTCGCACCGCTGATTCATTGGGTGCTGACGTTGCCGGTCGAGCAACAACCGGGCATGTTGTTCATTGCCAACGGCGTGTTGTCGGCGATCAGCGACAACGTATTCGTGGCGACGATTTACATCACTGAAGTGAAACAAGCGTTTCTCGCCGGGCACATGAGCCGCGAGCACTTCGAGACTTTGGCAATCGCGATCAACACCGGCACCAACCTGCCGAGCGTCGCGACGCCGAACGGTCAGGCCGCGTTTCTGTTTCTGCTGACCTCGGCGATTGCGCCGCTGGTGCGTTTGTCGTACGGGCGCATGGTGTGGATGGCGGTGCCGTACACCGTGGTGATGGGCTTGCTTGGTTGGTATGCCGTGAGTTACTGGCTGTAA
- a CDS encoding HAD family hydrolase — MSDLPKQPIRFLLSDMDGTLLLPDHTLSQRTIDAVRSLREAGVLFSLATGRPPKAMLQQIEALGVDLPTAAFNGGTIVNPDGTLLAAHYLPATTALIALALFADQPDVEIWVFSGGDWLLKDPHGPMVPREQHGLGYPPVVVESFEPYLEHIDKIVATSNNTDLLIELEAQLLPKVNGMAQVSRSQPVYLDVTALEANKGTALTTIAEYLGVPLEQTAAIGDGGNDPAMFNCAGLSIAMGQAEEAVKRQADVVTAPNTEDGVAQAIEKYILVH, encoded by the coding sequence ATGAGTGACTTGCCGAAACAACCCATCCGGTTTCTGCTCAGCGACATGGACGGCACGCTGTTGCTTCCCGATCACACGCTGAGTCAGCGCACCATAGACGCCGTGCGTTCGTTACGCGAAGCGGGCGTATTGTTCAGCCTCGCCACGGGCCGGCCACCGAAAGCCATGTTGCAGCAGATCGAGGCCCTGGGCGTCGATCTGCCGACGGCGGCATTCAATGGCGGGACTATCGTCAATCCTGACGGCACGCTGTTGGCGGCGCATTATTTGCCGGCGACCACTGCGCTGATCGCACTGGCATTGTTTGCCGATCAGCCGGACGTGGAAATCTGGGTGTTCAGCGGCGGCGACTGGTTGCTCAAGGACCCGCACGGGCCGATGGTGCCGCGTGAGCAGCACGGGCTAGGCTATCCGCCGGTGGTGGTGGAGAGCTTCGAACCGTATCTGGAACATATCGACAAGATCGTCGCGACGAGCAACAACACCGATTTGTTGATTGAGCTGGAGGCGCAGTTGTTGCCTAAGGTCAACGGCATGGCGCAGGTCTCGCGCTCGCAACCGGTGTACCTCGACGTGACGGCGCTGGAGGCCAACAAAGGCACAGCGCTGACCACCATCGCCGAATACCTCGGCGTGCCACTGGAGCAAACCGCCGCCATCGGCGACGGCGGCAACGACCCGGCGATGTTCAACTGTGCGGGATTGTCGATTGCCATGGGCCAGGCCGAAGAGGCCGTGAAGCGCCAGGCCGACGTCGTCACCGCGCCGAATACCGAAGACGGCGTGGCCCAGGCCATCGAAAAATACATCCTTGTGCACTGA
- the zwf gene encoding glucose-6-phosphate dehydrogenase codes for MTRTIRRKSKAEPAPPTTLFLFGAHGDLVKRLLMPALYNLSRDGLLDENLRIVGVDHNAITDEAFALKLEDFIRSEVAAKVGKADQMLDPALWAKLAKGISYVEGDFLDDSTYSALAAKIADSGTGNAVFYLATAPRFFSEVVRRLGSAGLLEETPEAFRRVVIEKPFGSDLHTAEALNACLLKVMSEKQIYRIDHYLGKETVQNILVSRFSNSLFEAFWNNHYIDHVQITAAETVGVETRGSFYEHTGALRDMVPNHLFQLLAMVAMEPPAAFGADAVRGEKAKVVGAIRPWTTEEARANSVRGQYTAGERDGKPLTGYREEANVSPDSTTETYVALKVMIDNWRWVGVPFYLRTGKRMSVRDTEIVICFKPAPYAQFRDTEVDELQPTYLRIQIQPNEGMWFDLLAKRPGPALNMANIELGFAYKDFFEMQPSTGYETLIYDCLTGDQTLFQRADNIENGWRAVQPFLDAWQQDASVQTYAAGEDGPQAAEDLLTRDGRVWHGLG; via the coding sequence ATGACCCGTACGATCCGCAGAAAGTCCAAAGCAGAACCCGCACCACCGACCACGCTGTTTCTGTTCGGTGCCCACGGCGACCTGGTCAAGCGTTTGCTGATGCCGGCGCTGTACAACCTCAGTCGCGACGGCCTGCTTGACGAAAATCTGCGGATCGTCGGGGTTGACCACAACGCAATCACCGATGAAGCCTTCGCGCTGAAGCTCGAAGACTTCATCCGCAGCGAAGTGGCGGCGAAAGTCGGCAAGGCCGATCAGATGCTTGATCCGGCCTTGTGGGCCAAACTCGCCAAAGGCATCAGCTACGTCGAGGGCGATTTCCTCGACGACAGCACTTATTCAGCCCTGGCGGCGAAAATCGCCGACAGCGGCACCGGCAATGCGGTGTTCTACCTGGCCACCGCGCCGCGTTTCTTCAGTGAAGTGGTTCGCCGCCTCGGCAGCGCCGGTTTGCTTGAAGAAACACCGGAAGCATTCCGACGGGTGGTGATCGAGAAGCCGTTCGGCTCCGATCTGCACACCGCCGAGGCCTTGAACGCTTGCCTGCTCAAAGTGATGAGCGAGAAACAGATCTATCGGATCGACCACTACCTGGGCAAGGAAACCGTGCAGAACATTCTGGTCAGCCGGTTCTCCAACAGCCTGTTCGAAGCCTTCTGGAACAACCACTACATCGACCACGTGCAGATCACTGCTGCCGAAACCGTCGGCGTCGAAACCCGTGGCAGTTTTTACGAACACACCGGCGCACTGCGCGACATGGTGCCCAATCACCTGTTCCAGTTGCTGGCCATGGTCGCCATGGAGCCGCCCGCGGCGTTCGGCGCCGACGCGGTGCGTGGCGAGAAGGCCAAGGTGGTCGGCGCTATCCGTCCATGGACGACGGAAGAGGCGCGGGCCAATTCGGTTCGCGGTCAGTACACGGCCGGCGAGCGTGATGGCAAGCCGTTAACGGGTTACCGCGAAGAGGCCAATGTTTCGCCTGACAGCACCACGGAAACGTATGTGGCGCTGAAGGTGATGATCGACAATTGGCGTTGGGTCGGCGTGCCGTTCTACCTGCGCACCGGCAAACGCATGAGCGTGCGCGACACCGAGATCGTCATCTGCTTCAAACCGGCGCCGTACGCGCAGTTCCGCGACACTGAAGTGGACGAGTTGCAGCCAACGTATTTGCGCATCCAGATCCAGCCGAACGAAGGCATGTGGTTCGACCTGCTGGCCAAGCGCCCGGGCCCGGCGCTGAACATGGCCAACATCGAACTGGGATTTGCCTACAAGGATTTCTTCGAGATGCAACCATCGACCGGCTACGAAACGCTGATCTACGATTGCCTGACCGGCGACCAGACCCTGTTCCAGCGCGCCGACAACATCGAGAACGGCTGGCGCGCGGTGCAGCCGTTCCTCGACGCCTGGCAACAGGATGCGAGCGTGCAGACTTACGCTGCCGGTGAAGATGGCCCGCAGGCTGCCGAAGACCTGCTGACGCGCGACGGTCGCGTCTGGCATGGCCTCGGATGA
- the gnd gene encoding phosphogluconate dehydrogenase (NAD(+)-dependent, decarboxylating): MQLGIIGLGRMGGNIARRLMLNGHTTVVYDRNTAFIDNLVAEGSTGVADLPALVAGLDKPRAIWVMLPAGAPTEDTIYTLSTLLEPGDTIIDGGNTNYKDDIRRAKALNEKGLHYIDVGTSGGVWGLERGYCMMIGGDAETVQRLDPLFAALAPGMGDIPRTKDRKSDDHRAEHGYIHAGPAGAGHFVKMIHNGIEYGMMAAFAEGFDILKTKSSERLPEDQRFDLNVADIAEVWRRGSVVSSWLLDLTADALASDPKLDGFSGSVADSGEGQWTIEAAMEQAVPVPVLSNSLFSRYRSRGQGTFGDKILSAQRFGFGGHVEIAKK, encoded by the coding sequence ATGCAACTCGGGATTATTGGACTGGGCCGCATGGGCGGCAATATTGCGCGACGTCTGATGCTCAACGGTCACACCACCGTTGTTTACGACCGCAATACCGCTTTCATCGATAACCTGGTCGCCGAGGGCTCCACCGGCGTAGCCGATCTGCCAGCACTGGTTGCCGGCCTCGACAAGCCGCGCGCCATCTGGGTCATGTTGCCCGCTGGCGCACCGACCGAAGACACCATCTACACCCTGAGCACTTTGCTTGAACCCGGCGATACCATCATCGACGGCGGCAACACCAACTATAAGGATGACATTCGTCGCGCCAAAGCCCTCAACGAAAAGGGCCTGCATTACATCGACGTCGGTACCTCCGGCGGCGTCTGGGGTCTGGAGCGCGGCTACTGCATGATGATCGGCGGTGACGCCGAAACCGTGCAGCGCCTCGATCCGCTGTTTGCCGCACTGGCACCGGGCATGGGCGACATTCCGCGCACCAAGGATCGCAAGTCCGATGATCATCGCGCCGAACATGGCTACATCCACGCCGGTCCTGCTGGCGCCGGCCACTTCGTGAAGATGATCCACAACGGCATCGAGTACGGAATGATGGCCGCGTTTGCCGAAGGCTTTGACATTCTCAAGACCAAATCCAGCGAACGCCTGCCGGAAGATCAGCGTTTCGATCTGAATGTGGCCGACATTGCCGAAGTCTGGCGTCGTGGCAGCGTGGTTTCGTCGTGGTTGCTGGATCTCACGGCCGATGCACTGGCGAGCGATCCGAAACTCGACGGTTTCTCCGGCTCCGTCGCTGACAGCGGCGAAGGCCAATGGACCATCGAAGCCGCCATGGAGCAAGCGGTGCCGGTACCGGTGCTGTCGAACTCGCTGTTCTCGCGTTACCGCTCGCGCGGCCAGGGCACTTTCGGCGACAAGATCCTTTCTGCACAACGCTTCGGCTTCGGTGGCCACGTGGAGATTGCCAAGAAATGA
- a CDS encoding DUF6026 family protein, which produces MGTVHTAMPPQTLYVTIRRDELRQLKDERDQLKQELAQLRALTQGAQPKPFPVVQRQPHA; this is translated from the coding sequence ATGGGCACAGTACACACAGCAATGCCGCCACAAACCCTTTACGTCACAATTCGCCGCGACGAACTGCGCCAGTTGAAAGACGAGCGCGATCAGCTCAAGCAAGAGTTGGCGCAATTGCGCGCGCTGACCCAGGGCGCCCAGCCCAAGCCGTTCCCGGTTGTCCAGCGTCAACCCCACGCCTGA
- a CDS encoding phosphoethanolamine transferase CptA, which translates to MALFKRSKTTATGFDWAGFLWLFVFFWYFSGITQLLIQLTGTSGFTGFRQAFVMSAIWLAPMLLFPKRTKVLAAVIGIVLWACSMASLGYFFIYQQEFSQSVIFIMFESNVSEAGEYMTQYFAWWMVPAFLAHTLFAYFLWTRLRPVYLPRGRALVAATAIVVAVVGYPLVKQTMRTGSFAEGFEKFETRIEPAVPWQMAVAYHRYQETLADMQGMLHNASKIAPLKNLKDVAANQPATLVLVIGESTNRQRMSLYGYPRKTTPELDKLKDQLAVFDNVITPRPYTIEALQQVLTFADEEHPDLYLSTPSLVSVMKQAGYKTFWITNQQTMTKRNTMLTTFSEQADEQVYLNNNRNQNAAQYDGDVIEPFNKALTDAAPRKLIVVHLLGTHMSYQYRYPPSFDKFQDREGVPATLRDDQVPTYNSYDNAVLYNDFVVSSLIKDYAKSDPNGFLLYLSDHGEDVFDSVGHGTLGRNENKPTAPMYTIPFMAWASPKWKENHDWSFAADLSRPYSSSQFIHTWADLAGLSADELDRSRSLVSDSFTQRPLMIGNPYERQQRPLIDFSLMKPKKPAANATEVVQQ; encoded by the coding sequence ATGGCATTGTTCAAACGCAGCAAAACGACTGCGACAGGTTTCGACTGGGCCGGTTTTCTCTGGCTGTTCGTGTTCTTCTGGTATTTCTCGGGCATTACCCAACTGCTGATCCAACTGACCGGTACTTCCGGTTTCACCGGGTTCCGCCAGGCGTTTGTGATGAGCGCAATCTGGCTGGCGCCGATGCTGCTGTTTCCCAAGCGCACCAAGGTGCTCGCCGCCGTCATCGGCATTGTCCTGTGGGCCTGCTCCATGGCCAGCCTGGGTTACTTCTTCATCTATCAGCAAGAGTTTTCCCAGAGCGTGATTTTCATCATGTTCGAATCTAACGTCTCGGAAGCCGGCGAGTACATGACCCAGTACTTTGCCTGGTGGATGGTGCCGGCATTCCTCGCGCACACCTTGTTCGCTTATTTCCTCTGGACCCGTCTGCGTCCGGTGTATCTGCCGCGTGGCCGCGCGCTGGTGGCGGCCACGGCGATCGTGGTGGCCGTCGTCGGTTACCCGCTGGTCAAGCAAACCATGCGCACCGGCAGTTTCGCTGAAGGGTTCGAGAAATTCGAAACCCGTATCGAACCGGCCGTGCCGTGGCAAATGGCGGTGGCTTACCACCGTTATCAGGAAACTCTGGCCGACATGCAGGGCATGCTGCACAACGCGAGCAAGATCGCGCCGCTGAAAAATCTCAAGGACGTTGCGGCCAATCAACCGGCGACGCTGGTGCTGGTGATCGGCGAATCGACAAACCGCCAGCGCATGAGTCTCTACGGCTACCCGCGCAAAACCACACCTGAACTGGACAAGCTCAAGGATCAGCTGGCGGTGTTCGACAACGTCATCACGCCGCGTCCTTACACCATCGAGGCGTTGCAGCAGGTGCTGACGTTTGCCGACGAAGAACATCCAGACCTCTATCTTTCCACGCCGTCGTTGGTCAGTGTGATGAAACAGGCCGGCTACAAGACGTTCTGGATCACCAATCAGCAAACCATGACCAAGCGCAACACCATGCTCACGACATTCTCTGAACAGGCCGACGAGCAGGTGTACCTGAACAACAACCGCAACCAGAACGCCGCGCAGTACGACGGCGACGTGATCGAGCCGTTCAACAAGGCGTTGACCGATGCGGCGCCGCGCAAGCTGATCGTTGTCCACTTGCTCGGCACGCACATGAGTTATCAATATCGTTATCCGCCGAGCTTCGACAAGTTCCAGGATCGCGAAGGCGTGCCTGCCACCCTGCGTGACGATCAGGTGCCGACATACAACAGTTACGACAATGCCGTGCTGTACAACGATTTCGTGGTGTCCAGCCTGATCAAGGACTACGCCAAGTCCGATCCGAACGGTTTCCTGCTGTACCTCTCCGATCACGGTGAAGACGTGTTCGACTCGGTCGGCCATGGCACGCTGGGTCGCAACGAAAACAAACCGACCGCGCCGATGTACACCATCCCGTTCATGGCCTGGGCCTCGCCGAAGTGGAAGGAAAACCATGACTGGAGCTTCGCCGCAGATTTGAGCCGCCCGTACAGCAGCTCGCAGTTCATCCATACCTGGGCGGATCTGGCTGGATTGAGCGCGGATGAGCTGGATCGCAGTCGCAGCCTGGTCAGTGACAGCTTCACGCAGCGCCCGCTGATGATCGGCAACCCCTACGAACGCCAACAGCGACCACTCATCGACTTCAGTTTGATGAAGCCGAAGAAACCGGCCGCCAACGCAACAGAAGTCGTGCAGCAATAA
- a CDS encoding DinB family protein, which translates to MNQPLSHHLLTMAYQNAWANHRLAKAWTQLDDTELTAPRVSFFPSIRLTLNHILTCDWFYVDALGRELRGAEPHPDCYVFFNLDEPFTAARPLRDEQAHVDRRLIAYCEQLRDADLSRIVTIARETPQHDSRLRLLSHLFEHQIHHRGQVHAMLSDTSVKPPQLDEFFCAGEAALRAEDFAELGWTEELIWGR; encoded by the coding sequence ATGAATCAACCGCTGTCCCACCATTTGTTGACCATGGCCTATCAGAATGCCTGGGCCAATCACCGATTGGCCAAGGCCTGGACGCAACTCGACGACACTGAACTGACGGCGCCGCGGGTGAGTTTCTTTCCGAGCATTCGCCTGACCCTCAATCACATTCTGACCTGCGACTGGTTCTACGTTGATGCGCTGGGACGGGAGCTGCGCGGCGCCGAACCGCATCCCGATTGCTACGTGTTCTTCAATCTGGATGAGCCGTTCACCGCTGCTCGCCCGTTGCGCGACGAACAGGCTCATGTTGATCGGCGCCTGATCGCCTATTGCGAGCAGCTGCGCGACGCCGACCTGTCGCGCATCGTCACCATCGCCCGCGAGACACCGCAGCACGACAGCCGTTTGCGTTTGCTCTCGCATCTGTTTGAACACCAGATTCATCATCGTGGACAGGTGCACGCGATGCTCAGCGATACGTCGGTAAAACCGCCGCAGCTGGATGAATTTTTCTGTGCGGGTGAAGCGGCGTTGCGCGCCGAGGATTTCGCCGAACTGGGCTGGACTGAAGAACTGATCTGGGGCCGTTGA
- the zapE gene encoding cell division protein ZapE, translating to MTFDSPLSAWQHAIEHNGFIQDEAQEHAVWALQKCHEALHAGERSVAGVYLWGPVGRGKTWLMDQFYQSLRVPSRRQHFHHFMGWVHQRSFQLSGIADPLRALARELAAEVRVLCFDELFVNDIGDAIILGRLFQVMFEEGMVVVCTSNLPPDDLYADGFNRDRFTPAIAAIKAHMQVVPVNGAEDHRLHPGAIEQRFFVAMPGSVSALEEVFQTLTQGCAASQQPVSVGHRVLNVIKASESVLWCRYADLCEQPFAAMDFITLCDTYRAILLSDVPNLSAQKREGRIARGTEDGAERVVAGDRELPQLSVHDDGVRRFIALVDECYDRKVPLYVEAQVPMAALYTEGYLEFAFRRTLSRLQEMQLQRFAEK from the coding sequence ATGACTTTCGACTCCCCCCTCAGCGCTTGGCAGCATGCCATCGAGCACAACGGCTTCATTCAGGATGAAGCTCAGGAGCACGCCGTCTGGGCGTTGCAAAAATGTCACGAAGCCTTGCACGCTGGCGAACGTTCGGTTGCCGGCGTTTACTTGTGGGGCCCGGTCGGACGCGGCAAGACGTGGCTGATGGATCAGTTCTACCAAAGCTTGCGGGTGCCGTCGCGGCGTCAGCATTTCCATCACTTCATGGGCTGGGTGCACCAGCGCTCGTTCCAGTTGAGCGGGATCGCCGACCCATTGCGGGCGCTGGCAAGGGAACTGGCCGCCGAAGTGCGTGTGTTGTGTTTCGATGAGCTGTTCGTCAATGACATCGGCGATGCGATCATTCTTGGCCGTTTGTTCCAGGTGATGTTCGAGGAGGGCATGGTGGTGGTTTGCACCTCGAATCTGCCACCGGACGATCTCTACGCTGACGGCTTCAATCGCGACCGGTTCACCCCGGCGATTGCGGCGATCAAGGCACATATGCAAGTTGTGCCGGTCAATGGCGCCGAGGATCATCGTTTGCATCCGGGCGCCATTGAGCAGCGCTTCTTTGTGGCGATGCCGGGCTCGGTCAGCGCACTCGAAGAAGTGTTTCAAACGCTGACGCAGGGATGCGCGGCCAGCCAGCAACCCGTATCGGTCGGGCATCGCGTGCTCAATGTCATCAAGGCCAGCGAATCGGTGCTGTGGTGCCGCTATGCCGATCTGTGCGAGCAGCCATTCGCCGCCATGGATTTCATCACGCTGTGCGACACGTACCGGGCTATTCTGTTGAGCGATGTGCCGAATCTCAGCGCACAGAAGCGCGAAGGGCGCATCGCCCGGGGCACCGAAGACGGCGCTGAACGGGTGGTCGCCGGGGATCGCGAACTGCCGCAATTGTCAGTGCATGACGATGGCGTGCGGCGTTTTATTGCTCTGGTCGACGAGTGCTATGACCGCAAGGTGCCGCTTTACGTTGAGGCGCAGGTGCCGATGGCTGCGCTGTATACCGAGGGTTATCTGGAGTTTGCGTTTCGCCGTACGCTCAGCCGTTTGCAGGAGATGCAGCTGCAGCGCTTCGCCGAAAAGTGA
- a CDS encoding aldo/keto reductase, which translates to MHYKVFGRKTGLRVSELALGAGNFGTGWGHGAERDEAKRIFDGYLEAGGNFIDTANGYQGGQSESMLSEFIATERDRLVIATKYTMGTTPADGISHTGNNRKNMVRAVEESLKRLKTDHIDLFWAHISDGVTPMEEILRGLDDLVRAGKIHYAGLSNFPAWRIARADVLAEVRGFAPIAAIQVEYSLAERSAERELLPMAEALGLAATLWSSLGGGFLTGKYRNSDDNTRAAKLGMLVHAEKSARETALLDTLLAVASEIGVSPTHVAIAWLQEKAKRSTTALIPILGSRTREQLDATLGALDVQLDDEQLARLDGTSSTPAGVPHETILSSAPRYTGSQRLDLPKVPVA; encoded by the coding sequence ATGCACTACAAAGTCTTCGGCCGTAAAACCGGCTTGCGCGTCTCGGAACTGGCGCTGGGCGCTGGCAACTTCGGCACGGGTTGGGGCCATGGCGCCGAGCGGGACGAGGCCAAACGTATCTTTGATGGCTACCTCGAGGCGGGCGGCAACTTCATCGACACCGCCAATGGCTATCAGGGCGGGCAATCGGAATCGATGCTCAGCGAGTTCATCGCCACGGAGCGCGATCGTCTGGTGATCGCCACCAAATACACGATGGGTACTACACCGGCAGACGGTATTTCCCACACTGGCAACAACCGCAAGAACATGGTGCGTGCCGTCGAGGAAAGCCTGAAGCGCCTGAAAACCGATCACATTGATCTGTTCTGGGCGCATATCAGCGATGGCGTGACGCCCATGGAAGAAATCCTGCGCGGGCTTGATGACCTGGTTCGCGCGGGGAAAATTCACTACGCCGGACTGTCGAACTTCCCGGCATGGCGCATCGCCCGTGCCGACGTGCTTGCAGAGGTGCGTGGGTTTGCGCCGATTGCAGCGATTCAGGTCGAGTACAGCCTGGCCGAACGCAGCGCTGAACGCGAATTGCTGCCGATGGCTGAAGCGCTCGGTTTGGCCGCCACACTGTGGTCGTCACTGGGCGGCGGCTTCCTCACTGGCAAATATCGCAACAGCGACGACAACACCCGCGCCGCCAAACTCGGCATGTTGGTGCATGCGGAAAAAAGCGCCCGGGAAACCGCCCTCCTCGACACCCTCCTTGCCGTCGCCAGCGAAATCGGCGTTAGCCCGACCCACGTCGCCATTGCCTGGTTGCAGGAAAAAGCCAAACGCTCGACCACCGCGCTGATTCCGATTCTCGGCTCTCGCACTCGCGAACAACTCGATGCCACTCTAGGCGCACTCGACGTGCAGTTGGATGACGAGCAACTGGCCCGGCTCGATGGCACCAGCAGCACGCCGGCGGGTGTTCCACACGAGACGATTCTCAGCTCTGCGCCGCGTTATACCGGTTCGCAGAGGCTGGATTTGCCTAAGGTTCCGGTGGCGTAA
- the speB gene encoding agmatinase: MDVPMQNDQAMTRDSLYGTAAESTYAGITSFMRRRYSRDLRGVDVAVSGVPFDTATSNRPGARFGPRGIRAASTGIAWERHWPWTFDPFDHLAVIDYGDCDFDYGSPQTIPDSIEAHAERILSAGSAMLTFGGDHFVSYPLLKAHARKHGTLSLIHFDAHSDTWPDEEGKRVDHGTMFWHAAREGLVDPARSVQIGLRTTNDDPMGFQILDARQVHRRGCEAIVEAIRARVGDNPVYLTFDIDCLDPAFAPGTGTPVCGGLSTVQALEILGGLRGINLVGMDVVEVAPAYDHADVTSLAAATLAMEMLCLYAARHKVDC; the protein is encoded by the coding sequence ATGGACGTGCCAATGCAAAACGATCAGGCGATGACCCGTGACAGCCTTTACGGCACCGCCGCCGAAAGCACCTATGCCGGCATCACCAGTTTCATGCGCCGGCGTTACAGCCGTGACTTGCGCGGCGTCGACGTGGCGGTCAGTGGCGTACCGTTCGACACCGCCACTAGCAATCGTCCCGGCGCGCGTTTCGGGCCGCGCGGGATTCGCGCCGCGTCCACCGGCATCGCCTGGGAACGCCACTGGCCATGGACCTTCGACCCGTTCGATCATTTAGCCGTGATCGACTACGGCGACTGCGATTTCGATTACGGCTCGCCGCAGACAATCCCCGACAGCATCGAAGCCCACGCCGAGCGCATTCTCAGTGCCGGCAGCGCCATGCTTACCTTTGGCGGCGATCACTTCGTCAGCTACCCGCTGCTCAAGGCGCACGCGCGCAAACATGGCACGCTGTCGCTGATCCACTTCGATGCGCACAGCGACACCTGGCCGGACGAAGAGGGCAAACGCGTCGATCACGGCACCATGTTCTGGCATGCCGCGCGGGAAGGGCTGGTTGACCCGGCGCGCTCGGTGCAGATCGGTTTGCGCACCACCAATGACGACCCGATGGGTTTCCAGATCCTCGATGCCCGGCAAGTACATCGGCGCGGCTGTGAGGCAATTGTCGAAGCCATCCGCGCACGGGTCGGGGATAACCCGGTTTATCTGACGTTCGATATTGATTGCCTCGATCCGGCGTTTGCGCCCGGCACAGGCACGCCGGTGTGCGGGGGCTTGAGCACGGTGCAGGCGCTGGAGATCCTCGGTGGTTTGCGGGGGATCAATCTGGTGGGCATGGACGTGGTTGAGGTGGCGCCGGCATATGATCATGCCGACGTCACGTCGCTGGCGGCTGCGACATTGGCGATGGAAATGCTATGCCTCTACGCCGCCCGACACAAAGTCGATTGTTAA